A genome region from Hevea brasiliensis isolate MT/VB/25A 57/8 chromosome 7, ASM3005281v1, whole genome shotgun sequence includes the following:
- the LOC110659907 gene encoding uncharacterized protein LOC110659907 isoform X1, which translates to MSSKERPTLGGTRIKTRKRNIAEPLDPAAFADAVVQIYLDNAGDLELIAKSIESSDLNLSRYGDTFFEVVFTGGRTQPGTTKPDEGERHPYSIIDCEPKREIILPSVIYIQKILRRRPFLIKNLENVMRRFLQSLELFEENERKKLAIFTALAFSQKLSGLPPETVFQPLLKDNLVAKGLVLSFITDFFKEYLVDNSLDDLISILKRGKVEDNLLDFFPSAKRSAECFSEHFTKEGLVPLVEYNEKKTFEVKLKEMKSALTTLIAEEADITDVIETVKQRVKDAKLPDTEVVRVLWDVLMDAVQWSGKNQQQNANAALRQVKTWAKLLNTFCTNGKLELELMYKVQMQCYEDAKLMKLFPEIVRSLYDQDVLAEDTILHWFRKGANPKGRQTFVKALEPFVNWLEEAEEEE; encoded by the exons ATGAG CTCAAAGGAGAGACCCACTCTTGG TGGCACGCGGATTAAGACCCGCAAACGGAACATTGCAGAGCCGCTGGACCCTGCAGCATTTGCGGATGCAGTGGTCCAGATTTATCTGGATAATGCTGGTGATTTG GAACTTATTGCCAAGAGCATTGAATCTTCAGACCTTAACCTTTCAAGATACGGCGACACCTTTTTTGAG GTTGTTTTCACAGGAGGCCGTACACAACCTGGCACAACAAAACCTGATGAGGGGGAGCGCCATCCTTACTCTATAATAGACTGTGAACCTAAGCGTGAAATCATCTTACCATCTGTAATTTACATACAGAAAATTTTGCGCCGTAGGCCATTCCTCATAAAGAACCTTGAAAATGTTATGCGAAGATTCTTACAGTCGCTGGAACTATTCGAGGAAAATGAAAGGAAGAAGTTGGCCATTTTCACAGCACTTGCTTTCTCCCAGAAACTATCAGGGCTCCCACCGGAGACTGTGTTCCAGCCTCTGCTTAAGGATAATCTTGTGGCCAAAGGGCTAGTTCTTTCATTTATAACAGACTTCTTTAAGGAGTACCTGGTTGATAATAGCCTTGATGATTTGATTTCAATCCTCAAGCGGGGTAAAGTGGAGGATAATCTTCTGGACTTCTTTCCATCTGCAAAGCGCTCAGCTGAATGTTTCTCTGAGCATTTCAC CAAGGAAGGGCTTGTACCTTTGGTTGAAtacaatgaaaagaaaacatttgaGGTAAAACTGAAGGAAATGAAATCTGCATTAACAACGCTGATAGCAGAGGAGGCTGATATAACTGATGTTATAGAGACTGTCAAGCAACGGGTTAAAGATGCTAAACTCCCAGACACTGAGGTTGTGCGTGTCTTATGGGATGTTTTAATGGATGCTGTTCAGTGGTCTGGGAAGAACCAGCAGCAGAATGCAAATGCAGCTTTGCGCCAG GTGAAAACATGGGCAAAACTGTTAAATACCTTCTGTACCAATGGAAAACTTGAGCTGGAACTCATGTACAAGGTTCAGATGCAGTGCTATGAGGATGCTAAGCTGATGAAGTTGTTTCCTGAGATAGTGAGGTCTCTCTATGATCAGGATGTGCTTGCAGAAGACACCATTCTTCACTGGTTCCGCAAAGGAGCAAACCCAAAGGGCAG GCAAACCTTTGTGAAGGCCCTAGAGCCCTTTGTTAATTGGCTGGAGGAGGCAGAGGAAGAGGAATAA
- the LOC110659907 gene encoding uncharacterized protein LOC110659907 isoform X2, protein MSGTRIKTRKRNIAEPLDPAAFADAVVQIYLDNAGDLELIAKSIESSDLNLSRYGDTFFEVVFTGGRTQPGTTKPDEGERHPYSIIDCEPKREIILPSVIYIQKILRRRPFLIKNLENVMRRFLQSLELFEENERKKLAIFTALAFSQKLSGLPPETVFQPLLKDNLVAKGLVLSFITDFFKEYLVDNSLDDLISILKRGKVEDNLLDFFPSAKRSAECFSEHFTKEGLVPLVEYNEKKTFEVKLKEMKSALTTLIAEEADITDVIETVKQRVKDAKLPDTEVVRVLWDVLMDAVQWSGKNQQQNANAALRQVKTWAKLLNTFCTNGKLELELMYKVQMQCYEDAKLMKLFPEIVRSLYDQDVLAEDTILHWFRKGANPKGRQTFVKALEPFVNWLEEAEEEE, encoded by the exons ATGAG TGGCACGCGGATTAAGACCCGCAAACGGAACATTGCAGAGCCGCTGGACCCTGCAGCATTTGCGGATGCAGTGGTCCAGATTTATCTGGATAATGCTGGTGATTTG GAACTTATTGCCAAGAGCATTGAATCTTCAGACCTTAACCTTTCAAGATACGGCGACACCTTTTTTGAG GTTGTTTTCACAGGAGGCCGTACACAACCTGGCACAACAAAACCTGATGAGGGGGAGCGCCATCCTTACTCTATAATAGACTGTGAACCTAAGCGTGAAATCATCTTACCATCTGTAATTTACATACAGAAAATTTTGCGCCGTAGGCCATTCCTCATAAAGAACCTTGAAAATGTTATGCGAAGATTCTTACAGTCGCTGGAACTATTCGAGGAAAATGAAAGGAAGAAGTTGGCCATTTTCACAGCACTTGCTTTCTCCCAGAAACTATCAGGGCTCCCACCGGAGACTGTGTTCCAGCCTCTGCTTAAGGATAATCTTGTGGCCAAAGGGCTAGTTCTTTCATTTATAACAGACTTCTTTAAGGAGTACCTGGTTGATAATAGCCTTGATGATTTGATTTCAATCCTCAAGCGGGGTAAAGTGGAGGATAATCTTCTGGACTTCTTTCCATCTGCAAAGCGCTCAGCTGAATGTTTCTCTGAGCATTTCAC CAAGGAAGGGCTTGTACCTTTGGTTGAAtacaatgaaaagaaaacatttgaGGTAAAACTGAAGGAAATGAAATCTGCATTAACAACGCTGATAGCAGAGGAGGCTGATATAACTGATGTTATAGAGACTGTCAAGCAACGGGTTAAAGATGCTAAACTCCCAGACACTGAGGTTGTGCGTGTCTTATGGGATGTTTTAATGGATGCTGTTCAGTGGTCTGGGAAGAACCAGCAGCAGAATGCAAATGCAGCTTTGCGCCAG GTGAAAACATGGGCAAAACTGTTAAATACCTTCTGTACCAATGGAAAACTTGAGCTGGAACTCATGTACAAGGTTCAGATGCAGTGCTATGAGGATGCTAAGCTGATGAAGTTGTTTCCTGAGATAGTGAGGTCTCTCTATGATCAGGATGTGCTTGCAGAAGACACCATTCTTCACTGGTTCCGCAAAGGAGCAAACCCAAAGGGCAG GCAAACCTTTGTGAAGGCCCTAGAGCCCTTTGTTAATTGGCTGGAGGAGGCAGAGGAAGAGGAATAA